A portion of the Nitrospira defluvii genome contains these proteins:
- a CDS encoding YjgN family protein produces the protein MTTTAAHDETNRATIGITCRRCLAQYRIRDAHRLTNASRSTCRDCGARFAVVTPALPIDAEQQALHVLIETTTPPAPDHSDQDQQQPSTMHGTFRGSGGTLLGMQIVNLCLTLITLGVYHFWGKAKIRRYLFSHTAFGSDRFAYHGTGKELYQGFLKAMLVFGLPYVSLIAMHSFLDLPRWIDLLSQALAGLVLFLYVPIATVNARRYRCTRTSWRGIRFSFRGRTTDFLKLYVRGWAFTFLTLGTYYPYFQTQRQAFLHAQTYFGNHRFGFTGHGSGIMLPFALTLLSTYVVLGLCGLALAFQLTNAGLTLLLIPFVLGPLWIWLLGQKQKYFWDHTTFGEARFSSNITWQKLLTLYLGNIGLLLVTMGWAWPWVTVRNARFYIGALSLQGPVDLDRVLQDQAESSVTGEGFSHLLDTGFDMDA, from the coding sequence ATGACCACCACCGCCGCACACGACGAGACCAATCGTGCCACCATTGGCATCACCTGCCGCCGCTGCCTTGCCCAGTATCGAATCCGCGACGCACACCGATTGACGAATGCCTCTCGCAGCACCTGCCGGGACTGCGGGGCCCGTTTCGCCGTCGTGACCCCAGCGCTGCCCATCGATGCCGAACAGCAGGCACTTCACGTACTCATTGAGACCACGACTCCGCCCGCACCGGATCACTCCGACCAGGACCAGCAGCAACCTTCAACTATGCACGGCACCTTTCGTGGGTCAGGCGGCACCCTGCTCGGCATGCAGATCGTGAACCTCTGCCTGACGCTCATCACTCTTGGGGTCTATCATTTTTGGGGAAAGGCAAAGATCCGCCGCTACCTGTTCAGTCATACGGCGTTTGGAAGCGATCGCTTCGCCTACCACGGTACCGGCAAGGAACTCTACCAAGGTTTCCTCAAGGCCATGCTGGTGTTCGGTCTTCCCTATGTTTCATTGATAGCCATGCACAGCTTTCTTGACCTTCCACGATGGATCGATCTGCTGTCGCAGGCACTGGCCGGCCTTGTCCTGTTCCTCTATGTTCCGATCGCCACGGTCAACGCGCGCCGCTATCGCTGTACGCGCACCTCGTGGCGAGGCATCCGATTCTCGTTTCGAGGGCGCACCACAGATTTCCTGAAGCTCTATGTTCGAGGCTGGGCGTTCACGTTCCTCACATTGGGGACCTACTATCCGTATTTCCAAACCCAGCGCCAGGCGTTTCTCCACGCGCAGACCTATTTCGGCAATCATCGCTTTGGGTTCACCGGACACGGCTCGGGCATTATGCTTCCCTTTGCCCTCACCCTACTTTCCACGTATGTCGTCCTGGGTCTTTGCGGACTCGCCCTAGCGTTCCAGTTGACCAATGCGGGACTGACGCTGCTGTTGATTCCCTTCGTGCTGGGCCCCCTGTGGATCTGGCTATTGGGGCAGAAGCAGAAGTATTTTTGGGATCACACCACCTTCGGGGAAGCCCGCTTCTCATCGAACATCACCTGGCAGAAACTGCTCACCCTGTATTTGGGCAATATCGGCCTCCTTCTGGTCACGATGGGGTGGGCCTGGCCCTGGGTCACCGTTCGCAACGCCCGCTTCTACATCGGAGCCCTGTCGTTGCAAGGCCCCGTGGATCTCGACCGCGTGCTGCAAGACCAGGCCGAGTCCTCGGTGACCGGAGAAGGCTTTTCTCACCTTCTCGACACCGGCTTCGACATGGATGCATAG
- a CDS encoding M48 family metallopeptidase, translating into MPTARPAHYLDGRTATRHPVTLTVTPSTLLIVMADGSSRQWPYDQIRQTQGAYRGEPVRLEFGPDPCEALVVATPAILTEIHAAAPGIARHLHDPAWRHARLRWTLGAALSVVFMLIGLYRWGIPGIASVAAPYVPVSWEESLGRQVVDRLAPNNQQCRDPKRLQKLDHIAQTLAATRPVAPYRITLTVVDNPTVNAFAAPGGQVILLRGLLERTNSPEELAGVLAHELQHIYQRHTTKTILEQTAGSLLLTAISGDLSGGLAWGIEGARAMGALHYSRAHEREADIEGLHMLQAAHLDPAAMVAIYSSMQQSEQNHQAPPEFLSTHPDMNERLATLVALAGPTPLDPQQLLPGEDWTDIRSLCRLRDPGRSVPFSLDLP; encoded by the coding sequence ATGCCGACCGCTCGACCCGCCCACTATCTGGATGGCCGTACCGCGACGCGGCACCCGGTGACCCTCACCGTGACTCCGAGCACCCTACTGATCGTGATGGCGGATGGCAGCAGCCGGCAGTGGCCCTATGATCAGATCCGCCAGACCCAGGGCGCCTACCGCGGCGAACCGGTCCGGTTGGAATTCGGGCCGGATCCCTGCGAAGCGCTCGTCGTCGCTACACCTGCAATCTTGACCGAGATCCATGCGGCCGCACCCGGCATCGCGCGTCATCTTCATGACCCAGCTTGGCGGCATGCACGCCTCCGCTGGACCCTGGGCGCCGCACTGAGTGTGGTGTTCATGCTCATCGGCTTATACCGGTGGGGCATTCCCGGAATTGCCTCCGTTGCCGCGCCCTATGTCCCTGTCAGCTGGGAAGAATCATTGGGCCGTCAGGTCGTCGACCGACTGGCGCCAAACAATCAGCAATGTCGCGACCCTAAACGGCTACAAAAGTTGGATCACATTGCGCAGACGCTCGCGGCCACGCGTCCGGTAGCCCCCTACCGGATCACCCTGACCGTCGTCGACAACCCGACGGTGAATGCGTTTGCCGCGCCAGGCGGACAGGTCATCCTGCTCCGTGGTCTCCTGGAACGAACCAACAGCCCGGAAGAACTCGCCGGGGTCCTGGCGCATGAACTCCAACATATCTATCAACGTCACACCACCAAAACGATCCTCGAACAGACCGCCGGTTCGCTGCTCCTGACGGCCATCTCGGGAGACTTGTCGGGAGGATTGGCCTGGGGCATCGAGGGCGCACGTGCGATGGGAGCCCTGCACTATAGTCGCGCTCATGAACGGGAAGCCGACATCGAAGGGTTGCACATGCTACAAGCCGCCCATCTGGATCCGGCCGCCATGGTGGCAATCTACAGCAGCATGCAACAAAGCGAGCAGAACCATCAGGCCCCGCCGGAATTTCTCTCCACTCACCCGGACATGAACGAACGGCTCGCCACCCTTGTCGCGCTGGCAGGCCCCACACCACTCGATCCACAACAGCTGCTTCCGGGAGAAGATTGGACAGACATCCGCTCGCTCTGCCGGCTACGCGACCCAGGCCGCTCAGTCCCCTTCTCTCTCGATCTCCCCTGA
- a CDS encoding response regulator transcription factor produces the protein MRVLVIEDETKVGSFIKRALEEESYAVDLCEDGAQGLDLALTGSYDLIMIDLMLPSLPGMEVLTRLRKEKIQTPVLILTAQSKVDQRVKGLDAGADDYLTKPFAIDELLARVRALLRRGTAESSGTLQVDDLILNPATREVTRGGQRIDLTVKEYALLEYFMRHAGRVLTRPMISDHVWNQDFDTFTNVIDVYVNYLRNKIDRGRARKLIHTIRGSGYMLKVD, from the coding sequence ATGCGCGTCCTCGTCATTGAAGACGAAACCAAAGTGGGCTCGTTTATCAAACGAGCCCTTGAAGAAGAGAGTTATGCCGTCGACCTCTGCGAAGACGGCGCGCAGGGGCTCGACCTAGCCCTCACCGGCAGCTACGACCTCATCATGATCGACCTCATGCTGCCGAGCCTTCCCGGCATGGAGGTGCTCACCCGCCTGCGCAAAGAAAAGATTCAAACGCCGGTGTTGATTCTGACCGCACAGTCAAAGGTGGATCAGCGAGTCAAGGGCCTCGACGCGGGCGCAGATGACTACCTGACCAAACCCTTCGCCATTGATGAGCTGCTCGCCCGAGTACGGGCGCTCCTGCGGCGTGGCACAGCAGAATCCTCAGGCACCCTTCAGGTCGATGACCTCATCCTCAACCCTGCCACTCGTGAAGTGACGCGCGGCGGACAACGCATCGACCTCACGGTCAAGGAATACGCGCTGCTGGAATATTTCATGCGGCATGCGGGGAGAGTCCTGACTCGTCCCATGATTTCCGATCACGTCTGGAATCAGGATTTCGACACCTTCACCAACGTCATCGACGTCTATGTGAATTACTTGCGGAATAAGATCGATCGCGGACGAGCTCGAAAGTTGATTCACACCATCCGAGGGAGTGGGTACA